The sequence below is a genomic window from Desulfomonile tiedjei.
GATCTGGTGACCAAGGCGGCGCTAAAGCCTCATATCGGACGCCGCATTCTGAGCGAGGTGGCGATGCTGTGAAGCGCGAATATCGCGATTACCTCGAAGACGTACTGAAAGCCATCGACGAGTCGGCCGATTTCACCAGTGGCATTTCTTTTGAGGCGTTCACTCAGGACCGCAAGACGATTAATGCCGTGGTGCGCAGCTTGGAAGTGCTCGGCGAGGCCGCCAAGCACATTCCTGACGATCTGCGCTCCAAAGCGCCCGGTATCCCATGGAAATACATGGCGGGAATGCGCGACAAGCTCATTCACGAGTATTTCGGCGTTGACCTGAGCATCGTATGGACGGTCATCAAAAACGAACTGCCGCCTCTTCGCCCGGAAATCGAAGGTCTGAAGGCTAGGTTGGAACAAGAAAAATAACCCAAACTCGGTTTCGGATCGCTTGGCGAAGCACTTGTCCCTCATGAACCTTTGCTCTACAACTTTTGCGCCTTTCACACCACAATGAGAGCCACTTGATCTCAGTTCTTAATCGCAGACAGTTCACACTTGCCATGACGCCAAACATCCCGTGCTAGGGATCTCGTGATTGACAAGGTTACTCTGGGGTCTTATGGTTTTCACACAAAGGGCAGATCAATACTACGAAAGTTGAGACCATTCTCATGGATGATATCCAAAAAAGCAGAATTCGCCTGGTGCACTGGATCGAACACAACGTCGAGCACTTGAAAGGGTACGACGAGGTCGCAACGACTCTCGAAAGGGAAGGGCTCCACAGCGTTGCCGCAAAGATCCGAGAAGGCATCCATCTGATTGAGGCTGCCAACAGCGAGTTTCAGAAGGCCTTGGGGGAACTTCCGGGAATGGTGGGCCAGGCTGAAACCATGGGCAAAGAGCACCATACTCACTCGCACTCTCATGGCGAAGGTCATGAGCACTCGCACGAGCATGGCCATGCACATGGTCACCAACACCATCACAAGGACTAGTGCCTTTGGGGAGTCGCTTCTTGCGGGAAAGCGCTCCCTCTCTCACGCTGCTCAGTTTGCACTCAAGGCCTGATCAAGGTCTGCAAGAATGTCGTCGATGTCTTCGATGCCCACCGAGAGGCGGACCAAATCAGGCGGAACGCCGGCAGCTATCTGCTGCTCGCGGCTCAACTGTGAATGGGTCGTGCTTGCAGGATGTATGACAAGACTCTTAGCGTCTCCCACATTGGCCAAATGTGAAAACAGCGCCAGGTGGTTGATGAATTTCTCCGCGGCCGGCGTCTCCCCTTTTATTCCGAAGACCACCATTCCCCCGCCCAGGCCCTTCAGAAAGTAACGCTGGCACAGGTCATAGGACGGATCCGACGCAAGGCCGGGGTACCGGACCCAGTCGACTTTTTTGTGGGCTTCCAGGAATCGTGCAACGGCCAGTGCGTTCGAGCAATGCCGCTCCATGCGTAAAGAGAGTGTTTCGAGGCCCTGAAGGAAAATCCAGGAATTGTCAGGGCTGATGCACGCACCCAGATTTCGGAGAGGAACCAGGCGCATTCTCAGGATGTAGGCCATCGGGCTTAGCTCGCCGAGGTCCCGTCCAAACCGAAGGCCCCCGTAGGAGGGCTCGGGCTCATTAAACAGACGGAACTTGGAATCGGTCCAGTCAAACTTTCCTGAGTCGACGACAACGCCCCCTACTGCGGTCCCATGTCCTCCCATCCATTTTGTGAGGGAGTGAACCACTATGTCCGCGCCGTGCTCCAGAGGTCGAAAAATATATGGCGTGGTGAACGTTGAATCAACGATTACGGGAACATGGGCATGCTGCGCGACGCGAGCTATCTCCTGGAAGTCCGGGACTCCGAGTTTGGGATTGCCTATTGTTTCGAGGAAAATAGCTCTTGTCTTGGAATTCAGGGCGGCTCGGAATTCCTCGGGCCGGTCGTGCTCGACAAATCTTACTTTGATGCCAAATTGCGGGAGGATGTCGTTGAACATGGTGTACGTCCCCCCGTAAAGATTGCGGGCAGAGATGAATTCTTCGCCGGCCTCCATCAAGTTGATCAAAGCATAGAAAACCGCACTGGTGCCGGACGCAAGCCCTAATGCGGCAATTCCGCCTTCAAGCGCGGCCGCACGTTGTTCAAGGACATCGGTCGTGGGATTCATAAGTCTGGTGTAAATGTTGCCCAGTTCTTTCAACGTGAATAGATTTGCGGCATGTTTTGAATCCTTGAACACATAAGAAGATGTGCGGTACACGGGAACCGCGCGGCTCAAGGTCGATGGATCGGGCTTTTGACCCGCGTGAAGGGCCAGGGTGTCAAATCCATATTTCCTTTCTTCGTGGTTCAATTTACGGACCTCCTCGCCGCGTTGGCGACCCGCTCTACATGGCTCATTTTGAAGTACCTTAATTCGACAGAGTTGGCAACCTATAAGCCCACACGACACATAACGCATAGATATAGTTACCTAAACCCCATATCACTCCGATTGAGGAAATGTTTTTCAACTAATCCGACTAGTTAGCAATAAAAATCCTTGACAAGGCCTTAAATCCCAACTATACGCACCCAAGTGATTACGGCTGATTAGCCGTAACCTGGGGTGATGACAGGTGGAAACCGTCCAATCTCGGAAGTCCGACTATCTAATCGGATCTTCCCTTTGATGCTTAGATTTTTTGAATTTGGGGGTAAGGTTCATGGTTGCAAAGGCTGGATCTCCGCGGCAGAACGCCATCTCCTCTGTGAATGCCGGACCCGGAGCATATGACGATCTCAAGGCCATCTTAGCGTTGGCCACGAAAAACGGATGGGATGTGGAAAGCCTTGGGCTCATTTCCAAAGACCTCCGTCCAACCGAACACTCTCCACTCACGAGAAAACAGAAGCTGGAGCGAGACCGACTAGTAAAAAGTATTTTCAGGCGCTTCAGCTCCTTCCTTACCCCGCCCGTGCCGCCCGACCTGGAACAATCAATACTCAGCAGAGCCAAAGAAACCTGGCTCCCCTGGGAACGGGAAGTAATCGAACGAATTACCTCCTGGCGCCTGGAAATGAGCAAGGTCAAGCCCACAATCCTCGCGGAATTAAATAGCGTTCTGGGGTGAACCCGCGACCGCTCTTGGACGGAATCGCTGCCACGCAGCCTCTTATATTGTCGCACGCAGAGAAATGCGGTAGCACTAAATCCCTCTCTGAATCCACGGTTTCTTTGGGCACGGCGCGCCGTGCCCACTTCATACCAATACCCTTTCATATAAATGAACATGGCGGGCATCCCGCGTCTCGGGGGACAGCCACCACACTACGGTAGGGGCCATAGCCTGCCCCGGACCGCGATCCGGGGTCCCTGTCACGCCGGGGGCGTGATTGATTTATATGCGCATTGACCACCGGCACGGAGGCCGGTGGCTACCAAATCCAAAAACGTTTTTCACAATCGGACACTATTCTCTCTTTCGGGGAATGGGAGAAGCACCTGGCCTTCAGGGGAAGACTCCACCGCTTTCAGGCGGCGGAGTCTTCACTCTTGGCAATTGCTAAAATCCTCCTGTGCCGGCAGCGGCACCCAAGGAATGAGCCCGGTCTGTTGGACGACAAATAGGAAAAAGCAGAACATTTGGTACCCAACATGATGCCCGGAGCTTCAATGGTTCGAATGCAGGACATTGTCGATAGTATTTCTTGACATTTGACGTAATATCGAATAATTATCCGCACATGTTAAACAAGTTTATCGTACAACTTGAGAAGCGCACCTCCGTCAATGGCCTGGTCCACCGTTTCAGCAATTTG
It includes:
- a CDS encoding DUF86 domain-containing protein — its product is MKREYRDYLEDVLKAIDESADFTSGISFEAFTQDRKTINAVVRSLEVLGEAAKHIPDDLRSKAPGIPWKYMAGMRDKLIHEYFGVDLSIVWTVIKNELPPLRPEIEGLKARLEQEK
- a CDS encoding O-acetylhomoserine aminocarboxypropyltransferase/cysteine synthase; the encoded protein is MRYVSCGLIGCQLCRIKVLQNEPCRAGRQRGEEVRKLNHEERKYGFDTLALHAGQKPDPSTLSRAVPVYRTSSYVFKDSKHAANLFTLKELGNIYTRLMNPTTDVLEQRAAALEGGIAALGLASGTSAVFYALINLMEAGEEFISARNLYGGTYTMFNDILPQFGIKVRFVEHDRPEEFRAALNSKTRAIFLETIGNPKLGVPDFQEIARVAQHAHVPVIVDSTFTTPYIFRPLEHGADIVVHSLTKWMGGHGTAVGGVVVDSGKFDWTDSKFRLFNEPEPSYGGLRFGRDLGELSPMAYILRMRLVPLRNLGACISPDNSWIFLQGLETLSLRMERHCSNALAVARFLEAHKKVDWVRYPGLASDPSYDLCQRYFLKGLGGGMVVFGIKGETPAAEKFINHLALFSHLANVGDAKSLVIHPASTTHSQLSREQQIAAGVPPDLVRLSVGIEDIDDILADLDQALSAN